A genomic window from Streptomyces sp. 846.5 includes:
- the nrdR gene encoding transcriptional regulator NrdR, with translation MHCPFCRHPDSRVVDSRTTDDGTSIRRRRQCPDCNRRFTTVETAALMVIKRSGVTEPFSRDKVISGVRKACQGRPVSEDALALLGQRVEECVRATGSAELSTHDVGLAILGPLKELDVVAYLRFASVYRAYESLEDFEAAIAELRVDRPPAAEEGAAVPAPATASQ, from the coding sequence ATGCACTGCCCCTTCTGCAGGCACCCGGACAGCCGGGTGGTCGACTCCCGTACCACCGACGACGGCACCTCGATCCGCCGCCGCCGCCAGTGCCCGGACTGCAACCGCCGTTTCACCACGGTGGAGACCGCGGCACTGATGGTGATCAAGCGCAGCGGGGTCACCGAGCCGTTCAGCCGCGACAAGGTGATCAGCGGCGTACGCAAGGCCTGCCAGGGGCGCCCCGTCAGCGAGGACGCGCTCGCCCTGCTCGGCCAGCGGGTGGAGGAGTGCGTCCGGGCGACCGGCAGCGCCGAGCTCTCCACCCATGACGTGGGCCTGGCCATACTCGGCCCGCTCAAGGAGCTGGACGTGGTCGCGTATCTGAGGTTCGCCTCGGTGTACCGGGCCTACGAATCGCTTGAGGACTTCGAGGCCGCCATCGCGGAGCTCCGCGTGGACCGGCCTCCAGCGGCGGAGGAGGGCGCAGCCGTGCCCGCTCCCGCCACCGCGTCGCAGTAG
- a CDS encoding MFS transporter — protein MAVPSTITRSSPPQARRGQHPGIALTVIAATQLMVILDATIVNIALPHIATALKLSTTNLSWVINAYTLTFGGLLLLGGRIGDIMGRRSTLMAGVLLFSLASLLGGLATAPWMLLAARALQGMGGAIASPTALALITTNFEEGPDRNRAFGVFSAVAGAGGAIGLLAGGMLTTWLSWRWVLFVNVPIGIAIALLAPLYINDSERRPGRFDLPGALSSTIGMVSLVYGFIRASQNGWSDPWTLGAFGLAVVLLAGFLVIESRTAQPITPLRMFRNRNRSGSYGIMLCLAAAMFSIFFFVTLFVQDVLRYSPLRAGLAFLPISFAIVTAAQISARLQIKLGPKPFFIAGSLLVTGGISWLTQIDVGTSYASGILGPTLLFGLGMGCIFVPIMLTAVAGVAPAETGAATGLLNATQQVGGSLGLSILVTVFGTASRHEGKHQAAQFLAHATPQQLAAFKHSGQLPKQYADLVLTHGISTAFEMGLVFALLAAIISVFVIKKPPVPQAPGGPGLHDAAPADELAKQPDDEAA, from the coding sequence GTGGCCGTACCCAGCACCATCACCCGCTCGTCACCACCCCAGGCACGCCGCGGTCAGCACCCGGGCATCGCGCTCACGGTCATCGCCGCCACCCAGTTGATGGTCATCCTCGACGCCACCATCGTGAACATCGCCCTGCCCCACATCGCGACGGCGTTGAAGCTCTCGACCACCAATCTGTCCTGGGTCATCAACGCCTACACCCTCACCTTCGGCGGGCTGCTGCTGCTCGGCGGCCGCATCGGCGACATCATGGGGCGCCGCTCCACACTGATGGCCGGAGTCCTGCTGTTCAGTCTTGCCTCGCTGCTCGGCGGACTGGCCACGGCGCCCTGGATGCTGCTGGCCGCGCGGGCTCTCCAGGGCATGGGCGGCGCCATCGCCTCGCCCACCGCACTGGCACTGATCACCACCAACTTCGAGGAGGGGCCGGACCGCAACCGTGCCTTCGGGGTGTTCTCCGCGGTGGCCGGAGCGGGCGGCGCCATCGGCCTGCTGGCCGGCGGCATGCTCACCACCTGGCTCTCCTGGCGCTGGGTGCTGTTTGTGAACGTGCCGATCGGCATCGCGATCGCCCTGCTCGCCCCGCTCTACATCAACGACTCCGAACGCCGCCCCGGCCGCTTCGACCTGCCAGGAGCGCTGAGCTCCACCATCGGCATGGTCTCGCTGGTCTACGGCTTCATCAGGGCCTCCCAGAACGGCTGGTCCGACCCCTGGACCCTGGGCGCCTTCGGTCTCGCCGTGGTCCTGCTCGCCGGATTCCTGGTGATCGAGTCGCGCACCGCCCAGCCGATCACCCCGCTGCGGATGTTCCGCAACCGCAACCGCTCCGGCAGCTACGGCATCATGCTCTGCCTGGCAGCGGCGATGTTCAGCATCTTCTTCTTCGTCACGCTGTTCGTGCAGGACGTCCTCCGCTACAGCCCGCTGCGCGCCGGGCTGGCCTTCCTGCCGATCAGCTTCGCCATCGTCACCGCCGCGCAGATATCGGCCCGGCTGCAGATCAAGCTCGGCCCCAAACCGTTCTTCATCGCCGGCTCGCTGCTGGTCACCGGGGGCATCTCCTGGCTCACCCAGATCGACGTCGGCACCAGCTACGCCAGCGGGATCCTCGGCCCCACCCTGCTGTTCGGCCTGGGCATGGGCTGCATCTTCGTCCCCATCATGCTGACGGCCGTCGCGGGCGTCGCGCCGGCGGAGACCGGGGCCGCGACCGGGCTGCTCAATGCCACCCAGCAGGTGGGCGGCTCGCTGGGCCTGTCCATCCTGGTCACCGTGTTCGGAACGGCCAGCCGCCACGAGGGCAAGCACCAGGCCGCGCAGTTCCTGGCCCACGCCACCCCGCAGCAGCTCGCGGCCTTCAAGCACAGCGGGCAGTTGCCGAAGCAGTACGCCGACCTGGTCCTCACCCACGGCATATCCACCGCCTTCGAGATGGGCCTGGTCTTCGCCCTGCTGGCCGCGATCATCTCGGTGTTCGTCATCAAGAAGCCCCCGGTGCCGCAGGCGCCGGGCGGTCCCGGGCTGCACGATGCGGCACCGGCCGACGAACTGGCGAAACAGCCGGACGACGAGGCGGCCTGA
- a CDS encoding histidine phosphatase family protein, producing the protein MARPQRIVLVRHGESQGNVDETIYERVPDHALELTAKGREQSRAVGEELRAQFGLDPVQAYVSPYLRNRQTYALLGMNPTRTRVMEEPRLREQDWGNLQDAEDIRRQRKARDAYGHFFYRFTQGESGADVYDRVGAFFETLHRNFERPDYPPNVLLVTHGLMMRLFCMRWFHWSVEEFEALSNPDNGECRTLLLGPDDRYTLDRPFDRWM; encoded by the coding sequence ATGGCACGTCCACAGCGCATTGTGCTGGTCAGGCATGGGGAGTCGCAGGGGAACGTCGACGAGACGATCTACGAGCGAGTACCGGATCATGCGCTGGAATTGACCGCGAAGGGCCGGGAGCAGTCGCGGGCGGTGGGTGAGGAGTTGCGGGCGCAGTTCGGGCTGGATCCGGTGCAGGCCTATGTCTCTCCCTATCTGCGCAATCGGCAGACCTATGCGCTGCTGGGGATGAATCCGACGCGGACCCGGGTGATGGAGGAACCGAGACTGCGGGAGCAGGACTGGGGGAATCTCCAGGACGCCGAGGACATCCGCCGGCAGCGCAAGGCGCGGGACGCCTACGGGCATTTCTTCTACCGGTTCACCCAGGGCGAGTCGGGCGCCGATGTGTACGACCGGGTCGGTGCGTTCTTCGAGACCCTGCACCGCAATTTCGAACGCCCGGACTATCCGCCGAATGTGCTGCTGGTGACGCACGGCCTGATGATGCGCCTGTTCTGCATGCGCTGGTTCCACTGGTCAGTGGAGGAGTTCGAGGCGCTCTCCAATCCGGACAACGGCGAATGCCGGACCCTGCTGCTGGGCCCCGATGACCGCTACACCCTCGACCGGCCTTTCGACCGCTGGATGTGA
- a CDS encoding MFS transporter: MPATPSTRSRTLALAVIATGLLMVVLDGSIVTVAMPAIQNDLGFSAAGLSWVVNAYLIAFGSLLLLAGRLGDLIGRKRMFLAGTTVFTAASVLAGTATTPALLIAARFLQGIGSAMASAVGLGILVTLFTESGERSRAIAVFSFTGAAGASIGQVLGGVLTDALDWHWIFFINMPIGLATLAVAAVVLPADRGLGLKAGADAIGAVLVTAGLMLGIYTVVKVEEYGWTSARTLGLGALAAALLAGFTVRQATARTPLVPLRLFRSRAVAGANLVQMLMVAALFSFQVLVALYLQHVLGYSATRTGLAMLPAAAVIGVVSLGVSARLNARFGERAVLLTGLALLVGVLGLLARIPVHAHYATDLLPVMLLAAGFGLALPALTTLGMSGAKSDDAGLASGLFNTTQQIGMALGVAVLTTLAAARSSRLLAHGSSPAAALTGGYHLAFAVGAGLLVTALVVAAVLLRSAPGKDAAPGALGSGGRIRAGQDQLQPLVEPQPSQR; encoded by the coding sequence ATGCCTGCCACACCCAGCACCCGCTCCCGCACACTCGCTCTCGCCGTCATCGCCACCGGCCTGCTCATGGTCGTACTCGACGGCAGCATCGTGACCGTGGCGATGCCGGCCATCCAGAACGACCTCGGCTTCTCCGCCGCCGGGCTGAGCTGGGTCGTCAACGCCTACCTGATCGCCTTCGGCAGCCTGCTGCTGCTCGCCGGACGGCTCGGCGACCTCATCGGCCGCAAGCGGATGTTCCTCGCCGGAACCACCGTGTTCACCGCGGCCTCGGTCCTCGCCGGAACCGCCACCACCCCTGCCCTGCTCATCGCGGCCCGCTTCCTGCAGGGCATCGGCAGCGCCATGGCCTCGGCCGTCGGCCTGGGCATCCTGGTGACCCTCTTCACCGAATCCGGGGAACGCTCCAGGGCCATCGCCGTCTTCAGCTTCACCGGCGCGGCCGGCGCGTCGATCGGCCAGGTCCTCGGCGGCGTCCTCACCGACGCCCTCGACTGGCACTGGATCTTCTTCATCAACATGCCGATCGGGCTCGCCACCCTGGCCGTCGCCGCGGTCGTGCTGCCCGCCGACCGGGGCCTCGGCCTGAAGGCCGGAGCCGACGCCATCGGCGCCGTCCTGGTCACCGCCGGGCTGATGCTCGGCATCTACACCGTCGTCAAGGTCGAGGAGTACGGCTGGACCTCGGCCCGCACGCTGGGCCTCGGCGCCCTGGCCGCGGCCCTGCTCGCCGGGTTCACCGTCCGGCAGGCGACGGCCCGGACCCCGCTGGTGCCGCTGCGCCTGTTCCGCTCCCGCGCCGTCGCCGGAGCCAACCTGGTGCAGATGCTCATGGTCGCCGCGCTGTTCTCGTTCCAGGTCCTGGTCGCGCTCTACCTGCAGCATGTGCTCGGCTACAGCGCCACCCGGACCGGCCTGGCCATGCTCCCGGCCGCCGCCGTCATCGGCGTGGTGTCGCTGGGCGTCTCCGCCCGGCTCAACGCCCGCTTCGGCGAGCGCGCCGTCCTGCTGACCGGGCTGGCCCTGCTGGTCGGCGTCCTCGGACTGCTCGCCCGGATCCCCGTCCACGCCCACTACGCCACCGACCTGCTGCCGGTCATGCTCCTAGCCGCAGGCTTCGGACTCGCCCTGCCCGCGCTGACCACGCTGGGCATGTCCGGCGCGAAGTCCGACGACGCCGGGCTCGCCTCGGGGCTGTTCAACACCACCCAGCAGATCGGCATGGCCCTCGGCGTCGCCGTCCTCACCACCCTCGCCGCCGCCCGCAGCAGCCGCCTGCTCGCCCACGGCAGCTCCCCGGCCGCCGCCCTGACCGGCGGCTACCACCTGGCCTTCGCCGTCGGCGCGGGTCTGCTGGTCACCGCCCTGGTGGTCGCCGCCGTGCTGCTCCGCAGCGCGCCGGGAAAGGACGCGGCCCCCGGAGCACTGGGCTCCGGGGGCCGCATCAGGGCTGGGCAGGATCAGCTGCAGCCGCTGGTGGAGCCGCAGCCCTCGCAGAGGTAG
- a CDS encoding vitamin B12-dependent ribonucleotide reductase: MTDTTSGTRAGKGGAAKGGKATGPKAGAGLRIERIYTTPGVHPYDEVQWERRDVVMTNWRDGSVNFEQRGVEFPGFWSVNATNIVTSKYFRGALGTEQREWSLKQIIDRVVLTYRAAGEKHGYFGSPADAEIFEHELTHALLHQVFSFNSPVWFNVGTQQPQQVSACFILSVDDSMDSILDWYKEEGMIFKGGSGAGLNLSRIRSSKELLTSGGNASGPVSFMRGADASAGTIKSGGATRRAAKMVVLDVDHPDVEAFIETKVKEEEKIRALRDAGFDMDLGGDDITSVQYQNANNSIRVNDEFMTAVENGAEFGLRARLTGEVIETVDAKGLFRKMAEAAWACADPGIQYDSTINHWHTCPESGRINASNPCSEYMHLDNSSCNLASLNLMKFLRDDDSFDAVTFAKVVELVITAMDISICFADFPTQKIGETTRAYRQLGIGYANLGALLMATGHAYDSDGGRALAGAITSLMTGTAYRRGAELADIVGPYDGYARNAEPHQRVMRQHADANAEAPRGDELDAPIWAAATETWQDVLRLGAKNGFRNAQASVLAPTGTIGLMMDCDTTGVEPDLALVKFKKLVGGGSMQIVNNTVPRALKRLGYQPEQIEAVVAHIADHGNIVGAPGLRTEHYSIFDCAMGERVISAMGHVRMMSAIQPWISGAISKTVNMPESATVEEVEEIYFEAWKLGVKALAIYRDNCKVGQPLSAKSKNDGKAEAKPSAPAVVEKVVEYRPVRKRLPKGRPGITTSFTVGGAEGYMTANSYPDDGLGEVFLKMSKQGSTLAGMMDAFSIAVSVGMQYGVPLETYVSKFTNMRFEPAGLTDDPDVRMAQSIVDYIFRRLALDFLPFETRSALGIHSVEERQRHLETGSYEPTDQDVDVEVEGLSQSAPRAVTRPQAVPAAPIAPAAPAAVVQPLPSPVVHNSTELLELQQGINSDAPLCFSCGTKMRRAGSCYLCEGCGSTSGCS; the protein is encoded by the coding sequence ATGACGGACACCACCAGCGGTACCCGGGCAGGCAAGGGCGGTGCGGCCAAGGGCGGCAAGGCCACCGGCCCGAAGGCCGGCGCGGGTCTCCGCATCGAGCGCATCTACACGACCCCCGGCGTGCACCCCTACGACGAGGTCCAGTGGGAGCGGCGCGACGTCGTCATGACCAACTGGCGGGACGGCTCGGTCAACTTCGAGCAGCGCGGCGTGGAGTTCCCCGGCTTCTGGTCGGTCAACGCCACCAACATCGTGACCAGCAAGTACTTCCGCGGTGCGCTGGGCACCGAGCAGCGCGAGTGGAGCCTCAAGCAGATCATCGACCGGGTGGTGCTGACCTATCGCGCCGCCGGTGAGAAGCACGGCTACTTCGGCTCCCCGGCCGACGCCGAGATCTTCGAGCACGAGCTGACCCACGCCCTCCTCCACCAGGTGTTCAGCTTCAACTCGCCGGTCTGGTTCAATGTCGGCACCCAGCAGCCGCAGCAGGTCAGCGCCTGCTTCATCCTCTCCGTCGACGACTCCATGGACTCGATCCTGGACTGGTACAAGGAAGAGGGGATGATCTTCAAGGGCGGCTCCGGTGCCGGCCTGAACCTCTCCCGGATCCGCTCCTCCAAGGAGCTGCTGACCTCCGGCGGCAACGCCTCGGGCCCGGTCTCCTTCATGCGCGGCGCCGACGCCTCCGCCGGAACGATCAAGTCGGGCGGCGCGACCCGCCGTGCGGCCAAGATGGTCGTGCTGGACGTGGACCACCCCGACGTCGAGGCCTTCATCGAGACCAAGGTCAAGGAGGAGGAGAAGATCCGCGCCCTCCGTGACGCGGGCTTCGACATGGACCTCGGCGGCGACGACATCACCTCGGTCCAGTACCAGAACGCCAACAACTCGATCCGGGTCAACGACGAGTTCATGACCGCGGTCGAGAACGGCGCCGAGTTCGGCCTGCGGGCCCGGCTCACCGGCGAGGTCATCGAGACCGTCGACGCCAAGGGCCTGTTCCGCAAGATGGCCGAGGCCGCCTGGGCCTGCGCCGACCCCGGCATCCAGTACGACAGCACCATCAACCACTGGCACACCTGCCCGGAGTCCGGTCGGATCAACGCGTCCAACCCCTGCTCCGAGTACATGCACCTGGACAACTCCAGCTGCAACCTGGCCTCGCTGAACCTGATGAAGTTCCTCCGTGACGACGACAGCTTCGACGCGGTCACCTTTGCCAAGGTCGTCGAGCTGGTCATCACCGCGATGGACATCTCCATCTGCTTCGCGGACTTCCCGACCCAGAAGATCGGCGAGACCACCCGCGCCTACCGTCAGCTGGGCATCGGCTACGCCAACCTCGGCGCCCTGCTGATGGCGACCGGCCACGCCTACGACTCCGACGGCGGCCGGGCCCTGGCCGGCGCCATCACCTCGCTGATGACCGGCACCGCCTACCGGCGCGGCGCCGAACTGGCCGACATCGTCGGCCCGTACGACGGCTACGCCCGCAACGCCGAGCCGCACCAGCGGGTCATGCGCCAGCACGCCGACGCGAACGCCGAGGCTCCCCGCGGCGACGAGCTGGACGCCCCGATCTGGGCGGCGGCGACGGAGACCTGGCAGGACGTGCTCCGCCTCGGCGCGAAGAACGGTTTCCGCAACGCCCAGGCGAGCGTGCTGGCGCCCACCGGCACCATCGGCCTGATGATGGACTGCGACACCACGGGCGTCGAGCCCGACCTCGCCCTGGTCAAGTTCAAGAAGCTGGTCGGCGGCGGCTCGATGCAGATCGTCAACAACACCGTGCCGCGCGCCCTCAAGCGCCTCGGCTACCAGCCGGAGCAGATCGAGGCGGTCGTCGCGCACATCGCCGACCACGGCAACATCGTCGGGGCGCCCGGGCTGCGGACCGAGCACTACTCGATCTTCGACTGCGCCATGGGCGAGCGGGTCATCTCCGCCATGGGCCACGTCCGGATGATGTCCGCGATCCAGCCCTGGATCTCCGGCGCCATCTCCAAGACCGTGAACATGCCCGAGAGCGCCACCGTCGAAGAGGTCGAGGAGATCTACTTCGAGGCGTGGAAGCTCGGCGTCAAGGCGCTGGCGATCTACCGCGACAACTGCAAGGTCGGCCAGCCGCTCTCGGCCAAGTCCAAGAACGACGGCAAGGCCGAGGCGAAGCCCTCCGCCCCGGCCGTCGTGGAGAAGGTCGTCGAGTACCGTCCGGTCCGCAAGCGCCTCCCCAAGGGTCGTCCCGGCATCACCACCTCCTTCACGGTGGGCGGCGCCGAGGGCTACATGACCGCCAACTCCTACCCGGACGACGGCCTGGGCGAGGTCTTCCTCAAGATGTCCAAGCAGGGCTCGACTCTCGCGGGCATGATGGACGCCTTCTCCATCGCGGTCTCGGTCGGCATGCAGTACGGCGTCCCGCTGGAGACCTACGTCTCCAAGTTCACCAACATGCGCTTCGAGCCGGCCGGTCTGACCGACGACCCCGACGTGCGGATGGCCCAGTCGATCGTTGACTACATCTTCCGCCGCCTGGCGCTGGACTTCCTGCCCTTCGAGACCCGCTCCGCGCTCGGCATCCACTCCGTCGAGGAACGCCAGCGGCACCTGGAGACCGGCTCCTACGAGCCGACCGACCAGGACGTCGACGTCGAGGTCGAGGGCCTGTCCCAGTCCGCCCCCCGGGCCGTGACCAGGCCCCAGGCGGTCCCGGCCGCTCCGATTGCTCCGGCGGCTCCGGCGGCCGTGGTCCAGCCGCTGCCCAGCCCGGTGGTGCACAACTCCACCGAACTCCTGGAGCTCCAGCAGGGCATCAACTCCGACGCCCCGCTCTGCTTCTCCTGCGGCACCAAGATGCGCCGCGCCGGCAGCTGCTACCTCTGCGAGGGCTGCGGCTCCACCAGCGGCTGCAGCTGA
- a CDS encoding MarR family transcriptional regulator, translating to MTSMTPTRTEPDLSFLLDHSSHVLRTQMSAALAEIGLTARMHCVLVHALEEERTQAQLAEIGDMDKTTMVVTVDALEEAGLAERRPSSRDRRARIIAVTEEGARIAEQSQQIVDGVHQRALAALPEEARDALLNALNLLVGDHLAVAAAAPRSARRARQREK from the coding sequence ATGACCTCCATGACGCCCACCCGCACCGAGCCCGACCTGTCCTTTCTACTGGACCACAGCAGCCATGTGCTGCGGACGCAGATGTCGGCGGCGCTGGCCGAGATCGGGCTGACCGCACGGATGCACTGCGTCCTGGTCCACGCCCTGGAGGAGGAGCGGACCCAGGCCCAGCTGGCCGAGATCGGCGACATGGACAAGACCACCATGGTGGTCACCGTGGACGCCCTGGAGGAGGCCGGACTGGCCGAGCGCCGCCCGTCGAGCCGGGACCGACGGGCCCGGATCATCGCCGTGACCGAGGAGGGCGCCCGGATCGCCGAACAGAGCCAGCAGATCGTCGACGGCGTCCACCAGCGCGCTCTCGCCGCTCTGCCGGAGGAAGCCCGCGACGCGCTGCTGAACGCCCTGAACCTGCTGGTCGGCGACCATCTGGCAGTGGCGGCCGCAGCCCCGCGGTCGGCCCGCCGGGCACGACAGCGCGAGAAGTAG
- the lexA gene encoding transcriptional repressor LexA — protein MAVDETLAGESPARSLPGRPPGIRTDEAGLTERQRRVIEVIRDSVQRRGYPPSMREIGQSVGLSSTSSVAHQLMALERKGFLRRDPHRPRAYEVRGMDVVRPVPESTTGRPATSYVPLIGRIAAGGPILAEQSVEDVFPLPRQLVGDGELFVLKVSGDSMVEAAIMDGDWVTVRRQPVAENGDIVAAMIDGEATVKRLKREDGHIWLMPHNAAYEPIPGDSATILGKVVAVLRRL, from the coding sequence ATCGCCGTGGACGAGACCCTTGCGGGTGAAAGCCCCGCACGCTCCCTCCCGGGCCGCCCGCCCGGAATCCGCACCGACGAGGCCGGGCTGACCGAAAGGCAGCGCCGGGTCATCGAGGTCATCCGGGATTCCGTGCAGCGGCGCGGATATCCGCCGAGCATGCGGGAGATCGGCCAGTCCGTCGGCCTCTCCAGCACCTCGTCGGTCGCCCACCAGCTGATGGCGCTGGAGCGCAAGGGATTCCTGCGCCGCGACCCGCATCGTCCGCGCGCCTACGAAGTACGCGGTATGGATGTGGTCCGTCCGGTGCCGGAAAGCACCACCGGACGCCCGGCGACCTCGTACGTCCCGTTGATCGGGCGGATCGCCGCCGGTGGGCCGATTCTCGCCGAGCAGTCGGTGGAGGACGTCTTCCCGCTGCCCCGGCAACTGGTCGGCGACGGCGAACTGTTCGTGCTCAAGGTGAGCGGCGACTCGATGGTCGAGGCAGCGATCATGGACGGCGACTGGGTCACCGTGCGACGCCAGCCAGTGGCGGAGAACGGCGACATCGTCGCGGCGATGATCGACGGCGAGGCGACCGTGAAGCGTCTGAAGCGCGAGGACGGCCACATCTGGCTGATGCCGCACAACGCGGCGTACGAGCCGATCCCCGGCGACAGCGCGACGATCCTCGGCAAGGTCGTGGCGGTGCTCCGCCGGCTCTGA
- the dapA gene encoding 4-hydroxy-tetrahydrodipicolinate synthase: MELPFGRTAAAMITPFHADGSLDTNGAQALAVHLVSQGCDGLVLSGTTGESPTTSDAEKDALLRAVLEAVGDRARVTAGVGSNDTRHTLELARAAERTGAHGLLLVTPYYNRPGQEGLCRHFTAVADAIPLPVMLYDVPERTGSRLTEESLLRLAEHPRITAVKDATADLATSARIIARTDLQYYSGTDELNLPLYALGAVGAVSTVANVAPGETRAVLDAHTGGDPLAAVRLNQRLIPLMEAMMTRAPGTVTSKALLRHRGLPAGPVRLPLVDASPELTAALTEAMAVALATVPV; the protein is encoded by the coding sequence ATGGAACTCCCCTTCGGCCGTACCGCCGCCGCGATGATCACTCCGTTCCACGCCGACGGAAGCCTCGACACCAACGGCGCGCAGGCCCTCGCCGTCCACCTGGTCAGCCAGGGCTGTGACGGGCTGGTCCTCAGCGGCACCACCGGGGAGTCCCCCACCACCAGCGACGCCGAGAAGGACGCCCTGCTGCGGGCGGTCCTGGAGGCCGTCGGCGACCGGGCCCGGGTGACCGCCGGGGTGGGCAGCAACGACACCCGCCACACCCTCGAGCTGGCCCGCGCCGCGGAGCGCACCGGGGCGCACGGCCTGCTGCTCGTCACGCCGTACTACAACAGGCCCGGCCAGGAAGGACTGTGCCGCCACTTCACCGCCGTCGCCGACGCCATCCCACTGCCCGTCATGCTCTACGACGTCCCCGAGCGCACCGGAAGCCGCCTCACCGAGGAGAGCCTGCTACGGCTCGCCGAACACCCGCGGATCACCGCCGTGAAGGACGCCACGGCGGACCTCGCCACGAGCGCCCGGATCATCGCCCGCACCGATCTGCAGTACTACTCGGGCACGGACGAACTGAACCTCCCGCTCTACGCCCTGGGTGCCGTCGGCGCGGTGAGCACCGTCGCCAATGTGGCCCCCGGCGAGACCAGGGCTGTCCTGGACGCCCACACCGGCGGCGATCCGCTCGCGGCCGTCCGCCTCAACCAGCGGTTGATCCCGCTGATGGAGGCGATGATGACGCGCGCCCCCGGCACGGTCACCAGCAAGGCCCTGCTGCGCCACCGGGGACTGCCCGCCGGTCCGGTACGGCTGCCGCTGGTCGACGCCTCGCCGGAGCTGACCGCCGCACTCACCGAGGCGATGGCCGTCGCCCTGGCGACGGTCCCGGTCTGA